From Mucilaginibacter rubeus, a single genomic window includes:
- a CDS encoding Crp/Fnr family transcriptional regulator encodes MQPKEILKEHVSKTITLTDEQFDYFFSHFTYKTFKKGQTIIGEGDKVDCEYFVLSGYLKSFFINDDMKMFILQFAMPTWWASDYNALYSGERATVNVDCITDAEVLCLTSQDREKLCREIHEGEHFFRWRTNKGYVATQKRLLSFMNNDAKHRYEELLAQYPTLYNIVPKQLIASYLGVSRETLSRLYHS; translated from the coding sequence ATGCAGCCTAAAGAAATTTTAAAAGAACACGTAAGCAAAACCATTACTTTAACCGACGAACAGTTCGATTATTTCTTTTCGCATTTTACCTACAAAACCTTTAAAAAAGGCCAGACTATAATAGGCGAGGGTGATAAGGTAGACTGTGAGTATTTTGTGCTTTCAGGCTATCTGAAATCGTTTTTTATTAACGATGATATGAAAATGTTCATCCTGCAGTTTGCCATGCCAACCTGGTGGGCTTCGGACTACAACGCCCTTTACAGTGGTGAGCGCGCTACAGTTAACGTAGACTGTATTACTGATGCCGAAGTGCTTTGCCTCACCAGCCAGGACCGTGAAAAACTTTGCAGGGAAATTCATGAAGGGGAGCACTTCTTTCGCTGGCGTACCAATAAAGGTTACGTGGCCACGCAAAAAAGGCTTTTATCGTTCATGAATAACGATGCCAAACACCGTTATGAAGAGTTACTGGCACAATATCCAACATTGTATAATATAGTTCCAAAACAACTAATAGCCTCTTACTTAGGTGTTTCAAGGGAAACGCTGAGCCGTTTATACCATTCCTGA
- a CDS encoding nuclear transport factor 2 family protein: METNNQAKAAIEQALENYYFKGIYEGNLDLLNQVMNAGTLLFGDVKGEPYAKTLDVYLDGVKNRVSPKDSGKPFEGKIISVKAVNSIAVAEVQVKMYDFNYHEFLSFHKLNGKWLIVNKMISDTN, translated from the coding sequence ATGGAAACTAATAATCAAGCTAAAGCAGCCATTGAACAGGCGCTTGAAAATTATTACTTCAAAGGGATTTACGAAGGTAATTTGGATTTGTTAAACCAGGTAATGAATGCCGGTACCTTGCTTTTTGGCGATGTAAAAGGCGAGCCTTACGCTAAAACATTGGATGTTTACCTCGATGGTGTAAAAAACAGGGTAAGTCCTAAGGATTCGGGCAAACCATTTGAAGGGAAAATTATTTCTGTTAAGGCGGTAAATTCAATCGCGGTTGCCGAAGTACAGGTAAAAATGTACGATTTCAACTACCATGAGTTTCTATCGTTCCATAAACTTAACGGTAAATGGCTCATCGTAAATAAAATGATCAGCGATACTAATTAA
- a CDS encoding NAD(P)H-dependent flavin oxidoreductase, translating to MWYNTKATEILGIDYPIMQGPFGGNLSSVELVSTVSNAGGLGGYGAYTLSGSEIVEIDRRIRAATNKPYNINIWVSETDAPNGEATDEQFEHAAQLFKPYFDEAGIPLPPKPAPFKLRFENQLQVILDLRPKVFSFMFGTLPADVMEQCRRLGIVTVGAATTLDEAIALEASGVDMIIASGFEAGGHRPSFLAQAEASTTGTFVLLQLIKEKVKTPVIAAGGIANGRGVAGALILGADAVQIGTAFLACDESGALPVHRQMLFSDAAKYTTLSRAFTGRLGRGITSRVAKDLIGKEAGFLPFPLQTTFMSPLRKAALEQQKLDMVLFWGGQIAPVLKHTKAAELMQSIIADTTKIMNP from the coding sequence ATGTGGTATAACACAAAAGCAACAGAAATACTGGGTATTGATTACCCGATTATGCAGGGGCCTTTTGGCGGTAATTTATCCTCGGTCGAGTTGGTATCAACCGTATCAAACGCGGGAGGGTTAGGCGGCTACGGGGCTTATACCCTTAGCGGCTCAGAAATTGTCGAGATAGACAGGCGGATCAGGGCGGCGACCAACAAACCTTACAATATCAATATCTGGGTTTCGGAAACCGATGCGCCAAACGGCGAGGCAACAGATGAGCAGTTTGAACATGCGGCACAGTTGTTTAAACCTTATTTTGATGAGGCCGGGATTCCACTCCCTCCTAAGCCTGCACCTTTTAAATTGCGGTTTGAAAATCAATTACAAGTTATCCTCGACCTGCGCCCGAAGGTATTCAGCTTTATGTTTGGTACACTACCTGCCGATGTGATGGAACAATGCCGCAGACTGGGCATAGTTACAGTAGGCGCGGCTACTACCTTAGATGAAGCTATTGCATTGGAGGCAAGTGGTGTAGATATGATCATAGCTTCGGGCTTTGAAGCGGGTGGTCACAGGCCATCATTCCTTGCACAGGCAGAAGCGTCAACTACCGGTACTTTTGTGTTGCTTCAGTTGATAAAGGAAAAAGTTAAAACGCCTGTTATCGCTGCCGGAGGTATAGCTAATGGCAGGGGAGTAGCAGGGGCCCTGATACTGGGTGCTGATGCAGTGCAAATAGGTACAGCCTTTTTAGCCTGTGATGAATCGGGTGCGCTTCCTGTTCACCGACAAATGCTTTTTTCTGACGCGGCAAAATATACTACACTGTCACGGGCATTTACAGGAAGGCTTGGCCGGGGGATCACCAGCCGGGTAGCTAAAGACCTGATAGGAAAAGAAGCCGGTTTTTTGCCTTTCCCATTGCAAACAACCTTTATGTCGCCATTACGCAAAGCGGCTCTTGAGCAACAAAAGTTAGATATGGTTTTGTTTTGGGGCGGACAGATTGCGCCTGTATTAAAACATACCAAAGCCGCAGAGCTGATGCAATCCATCATAGCAGATACAACCAAAATTATGAACCCATGA
- a CDS encoding cupin domain-containing protein — MFPHFKERISFGSLEINFLLDGDDTDGSLVQFELVVPPGVKVPAPHFHVEVDETLYILEGTLTQLVGTETLELHPGDHCFIKRGTIHGFNNLHESTARALCTLSPASIGPAYFREIAEVINAGGPPDMQKVVVIMKKHGLEPVKPA; from the coding sequence ATGTTTCCTCATTTTAAAGAACGCATCAGCTTTGGCAGCCTTGAAATCAATTTTTTACTTGATGGCGATGATACCGATGGCTCGCTTGTACAATTTGAGCTTGTTGTTCCGCCTGGCGTAAAGGTACCGGCACCTCATTTTCACGTTGAAGTAGATGAAACCCTATACATACTGGAAGGCACGCTTACACAATTAGTTGGTACAGAAACCCTGGAGCTACATCCCGGCGATCATTGTTTTATAAAGCGAGGCACCATTCATGGTTTTAATAACCTGCATGAATCCACAGCAAGGGCGCTCTGTACCCTTTCTCCCGCATCTATCGGCCCTGCTTATTTTCGTGAAATTGCAGAGGTGATCAATGCCGGAGGCCCGCCAGATATGCAAAAGGTAGTTGTCATTATGAAAAAGCATGGCCTTGAGCCGGTTAAACCGGCATAA
- a CDS encoding MBL fold metallo-hydrolase, producing MKNEVNVTYIGGPTVILEIGGLRFMTDPTLDPVGEQFMINDKPAYHKTEGPATTDIGKIDVVLLSHDQHGDNLDNAGRELLKQVSKTLTTKIGAERLGGNTIGLAPWESISLNDNVVITGTPARHGPAGSEKLTGDVTGFIVTVAGFQIYFTGDTVFYDGIKEVAEKFKPQYVFIFAGAAKPRGPFNVTMGTNDAIDTAFAFPDATIIPVHFEGWSHYTETGEMLQQSFNALGIGGQLKILAPGIKTSL from the coding sequence ATGAAAAACGAAGTTAATGTAACCTACATTGGTGGCCCGACCGTTATTTTAGAAATTGGCGGCTTACGGTTCATGACCGACCCCACGCTTGACCCGGTCGGCGAGCAATTCATGATCAATGATAAACCCGCATATCACAAAACAGAAGGCCCGGCGACTACTGATATTGGTAAGATTGATGTAGTTTTGCTAAGCCACGACCAGCACGGCGATAATTTGGACAACGCGGGCAGGGAGTTGCTGAAACAGGTATCTAAAACATTAACCACAAAAATTGGGGCGGAAAGATTAGGTGGTAATACCATTGGCCTGGCCCCATGGGAAAGTATCTCTTTAAACGATAACGTAGTGATTACCGGCACGCCTGCAAGGCATGGCCCCGCAGGAAGTGAAAAGCTAACCGGAGATGTAACGGGTTTTATTGTAACTGTTGCAGGGTTCCAGATCTATTTTACAGGCGACACCGTTTTTTATGATGGCATAAAAGAAGTAGCGGAGAAATTTAAGCCTCAATATGTGTTCATTTTTGCAGGTGCAGCCAAACCGCGAGGGCCATTTAATGTAACCATGGGCACCAACGACGCTATAGACACCGCGTTTGCTTTTCCTGATGCCACTATTATACCGGTGCATTTTGAGGGCTGGTCGCATTATACCGAAACCGGGGAAATGCTGCAGCAGTCATTCAACGCGCTTGGTATTGGCGGGCAGCTTAAGATTCTTGCGCCTGGCATAAAAACAAGTTTATAA
- a CDS encoding YceI family protein, whose translation METQKFEIISAKSNIDWVGRKVTGAHNGTIAIKEGSLNFADGQLADGKFTIDTTSIKILDVTDPATNAQFAGHLASDDFFNSDNYPEAQFVITAISKESNDTYRIIGNLTIKGITHPVSFDAQVTTTADIVSATGKVVVDRTKYGMRFRSGNFFKDLGDTLIYNDFDLNVNITAKAV comes from the coding sequence ATGGAAACTCAAAAATTTGAAATCATCAGCGCAAAAAGTAACATCGACTGGGTTGGTCGGAAGGTTACAGGCGCACACAATGGTACCATCGCTATAAAAGAAGGCTCTTTAAATTTTGCCGATGGACAATTAGCCGACGGTAAATTCACTATCGACACCACTTCTATCAAAATACTTGACGTAACTGATCCGGCTACCAACGCCCAGTTTGCAGGTCACCTCGCTTCTGACGACTTCTTCAATTCTGACAATTACCCTGAAGCTCAGTTTGTAATTACAGCTATCAGCAAAGAAAGCAATGATACTTATCGTATCATCGGTAACCTGACTATAAAAGGTATTACTCATCCTGTAAGTTTTGACGCACAGGTTACCACCACCGCTGACATTGTAAGCGCAACAGGTAAGGTTGTAGTTGACCGTACCAAATACGGCATGAGGTTCCGTTCCGGAAACTTTTTTAAAGACCTGGGCGATACCCTGATCTATAATGATTTTGACCTGAATGTAAACATAACCGCTAAAGCTGTTTAA
- a CDS encoding peptide deformylase has product MKKLNDILLLGDERLYQVCDPVMQNELPLLNGWIADMHNVMKEIRQKYNFGRAIAAPQLGIMKRLVYMNIDNPVIFINPEIQDVSDELFELWDDCMSFPNLLVKVKRHKTITVNYLDENWQQQQWAMTDALSELMQHENDHLNGILCTMRAIDSMSFKWRP; this is encoded by the coding sequence ATGAAAAAACTGAATGATATTTTGCTGCTGGGCGATGAGCGCCTTTACCAGGTTTGTGATCCGGTAATGCAAAACGAACTCCCTTTGTTAAATGGCTGGATAGCCGATATGCATAACGTAATGAAGGAGATCAGGCAGAAATACAACTTCGGCCGGGCTATTGCAGCGCCGCAGTTGGGTATTATGAAGCGGCTGGTTTACATGAATATCGACAACCCGGTTATTTTCATCAACCCGGAAATACAGGATGTCAGCGATGAACTTTTTGAACTTTGGGACGATTGTATGAGCTTTCCAAACCTGCTGGTAAAAGTTAAGAGGCATAAAACTATCACTGTAAACTATCTTGACGAAAACTGGCAGCAGCAACAATGGGCAATGACCGATGCCCTGTCCGAACTGATGCAGCACGAGAATGATCATTTAAACGGCATTTTGTGCACCATGCGCGCCATCGATAGTATGTCGTTCAAATGGCGGCCATAA
- a CDS encoding VOC family protein — translation MKQFIAHITVVVSNYDEAIQFYTEKLNFDLIEDTLINENKRWVLVRPKGSSECSLLLAKAVGEEQQQRIGRQTGGRVFLFLRTDDFWRDYHAMRNRNIEFVREPKAESYGTVAVFKDPFGNLWDLLG, via the coding sequence ATGAAACAATTTATAGCACATATTACGGTAGTTGTCAGCAACTACGATGAAGCAATTCAGTTTTACACGGAGAAATTGAATTTCGACTTAATTGAAGATACGCTGATCAATGAAAATAAAAGATGGGTTTTAGTAAGGCCGAAGGGTTCATCGGAATGCAGTTTGCTATTAGCAAAGGCTGTAGGAGAAGAACAACAACAGAGAATAGGCCGGCAAACGGGCGGCCGCGTATTTCTTTTTTTAAGAACCGATGATTTCTGGCGCGACTACCATGCAATGCGGAACAGAAACATAGAGTTTGTACGTGAACCCAAGGCTGAATCATATGGCACAGTTGCCGTTTTTAAAGATCCCTTTGGTAATTTATGGGACTTGCTGGGTTGA
- a CDS encoding SDR family NAD(P)-dependent oxidoreductase, translating to MKKQTIIVTGASSGIGKEIARYFLEKGDNVVINSTTADKLEAVYQELGAGDNLAAVAGNVSDKATGEKLAQIAIDKFGSVDVLVNNAGIFETRPFLEVDEAYLDRFLDTNLKGTYFTTQAVIPQMIKQHDGVVINIGTPLVNHALSGVPITAQMASKGAVHALTIQLAGEFGKDNIRVNTIAPGTIRTPMHGDNADQTAGLHLLNRVGEVEDIAQMAYSVAKSNFITGAIINVDGGTAAGRNLN from the coding sequence ATGAAAAAGCAAACCATAATAGTTACCGGTGCATCATCTGGTATAGGTAAAGAAATAGCCCGTTATTTTTTAGAAAAGGGCGATAATGTAGTTATTAACTCAACAACTGCCGATAAGCTGGAAGCAGTTTACCAGGAACTTGGCGCAGGCGATAACCTTGCCGCAGTTGCCGGAAACGTAAGCGATAAGGCAACAGGCGAAAAGCTGGCCCAAATAGCTATTGATAAATTTGGAAGTGTAGATGTTTTAGTGAACAACGCCGGTATCTTTGAAACCAGGCCATTCCTTGAGGTTGACGAAGCATACCTTGACCGTTTTTTAGATACCAATCTTAAAGGCACCTATTTTACCACCCAGGCCGTGATCCCGCAAATGATTAAACAGCACGATGGGGTAGTGATCAATATTGGCACGCCATTGGTTAACCATGCGCTTAGCGGAGTTCCTATTACAGCGCAAATGGCTTCAAAAGGAGCGGTACACGCGCTTACCATACAACTGGCCGGTGAGTTTGGCAAAGACAACATCAGGGTAAATACAATTGCTCCCGGTACCATTCGTACGCCAATGCACGGCGATAATGCAGATCAAACTGCAGGCCTGCACTTGCTTAACCGCGTTGGTGAAGTGGAAGACATAGCTCAAATGGCTTACTCGGTTGCTAAAAGCAATTTTATTACCGGGGCTATTATCAATGTTGATGGCGGCACAGCAGCAGGCCGTAATTTAAATTAA
- a CDS encoding SDR family NAD(P)-dependent oxidoreductase: MNSTKVWYVTGASQGLGLTLVKKLLDNGHRVAATSRNAQTLKQAVGLIDTDRFLPLAVDLSNPDCIEESIRETLKAFGQIDVLVNNAGYGMAGTVEEIEGQKIRDIFNVNVLAAIDVTKAVLPVMRGQGSGYVINIGSVAGFVGAPGWSVYSATKAAIAAFSEVLALDVKEFGIKVTVVEPSGFRTGFLTTGSLAFTESNIEGYQAVKNAQQRYLAADGKQPGDPEKASEIIMSLIDMDEPPLHLYLGEDAYKRASEKLRIMTAELEKWKEFTISADFKS; encoded by the coding sequence ATGAACTCAACAAAAGTATGGTATGTAACCGGGGCGTCCCAGGGATTGGGACTTACCTTGGTGAAGAAATTATTGGATAACGGCCACCGTGTAGCAGCCACATCACGCAACGCGCAAACCTTAAAACAAGCGGTTGGTTTAATAGATACAGACAGGTTCTTGCCATTGGCTGTTGATTTAAGCAACCCGGATTGTATTGAAGAGTCCATCCGTGAAACACTTAAAGCATTTGGGCAGATTGATGTACTGGTAAATAATGCCGGTTATGGCATGGCCGGTACGGTTGAAGAAATTGAAGGACAAAAGATCCGTGATATATTTAATGTAAACGTGCTGGCTGCTATTGATGTAACTAAGGCTGTGCTTCCTGTTATGCGGGGGCAAGGCTCCGGTTATGTTATCAATATTGGTTCAGTTGCCGGTTTTGTTGGCGCGCCTGGCTGGTCGGTTTACTCGGCTACCAAAGCTGCTATTGCCGCGTTTTCGGAAGTGTTGGCGCTTGACGTTAAGGAGTTTGGGATTAAGGTAACTGTGGTTGAACCTTCGGGTTTCCGTACGGGGTTTTTGACTACAGGCTCGTTGGCTTTTACAGAAAGTAATATAGAAGGATACCAGGCCGTTAAAAATGCCCAGCAACGTTACCTTGCCGCTGATGGTAAACAACCCGGTGACCCAGAAAAGGCTTCGGAAATAATCATGAGTTTAATAGATATGGACGAACCGCCGCTGCATCTTTATCTTGGAGAGGATGCCTATAAACGTGCCTCTGAAAAGCTCAGAATAATGACCGCGGAATTGGAAAAATGGAAAGAGTTTACCATATCGGCCGATTTTAAGTCGTGA
- a CDS encoding ABC transporter permease yields MKPYTFHISLYDAAFFGMLFIGFNFILLLWFAGKANRSANRFLAMALATAVLWIARILAIDIQLSAYIPSWNRLPLQFSLAIGPLLFFYVLKVTRPEYKFRRKDLLHFSPLLLEVSVQISTIIESIKTGAPTYNTVIFQRVNPTFQVLAFISVIVYLYLCRTLIENFYQRQKFNGGDRYRHELRWINNLLLAFGLLWVLWIPFVAVDYYYYNQLLGAQAYYPLYLLLMLMIIWMAARTFLKPEITALPITAPVLKPLLPEDLRQKGIWLKKVIKENLYYQDSELSLSSLAEKLGLTTHELSRIFNTVLKKSFNDFINEYRVQSAIRKMQDAAYDHITLLGIAYESGFNSQSSFNRIFKQITGKSPVEFKNELKKELPSYNLRSGAQAAPVILNHETTSKWFHDKFNRNFMFKNYFKIAWRNLTRNKSYAVINITGLAVGITVCMVIFIIIQFQTSFDNFHSKKDRIFRVLTEYHHAETGNITYGKDVPFPFPLGLKTAFPQVEQVAPIFASQNDQLIIPDENGATVKMFKEQRGLFYTNPSFFKIFDFPLLAGSYTSLKDPDNVLLTKEVAEKYFGDWKSAMGKTIKLEMGGFMFEHGTDVLRVSGILANIPANSDFQLKLVVSFGTGFTGDYLAKSTDWNRTIADFGCYILLPQNLSAGNFNRQLSAFSQKVKSADNKDSHTIQALNAVHYDTQVGNYSNKTISHELLNVLWLIAAFILLIACVNFINLSTAQAVNRAKEVGVRKVLGSNKSQLQLQFIVETFLIVASAVLFAIIITVLALPYVGALLELSLSFNIFSNPAIVVFLLVVTVAVTALAGFYPSIVLSRFNPVNALKSKLSTDPANGISLRRGLVVFQFIIAQALIIGTLIIVKQMNYFMDQPLGFDKEAIINVPFRVDSLRLSKMEYLKNQLTSINEVRSVSFSSNTPIENGNDTWSAVKYDHAQKETDFKAITKFADQDYVPAYKLQLIAGRNLKPSAMTREFLVNESLLKSLGIKKPEDILNKEISIWGGLIECPVVGVLKDFNDRSFRQELAPLLITTDNVMYNQAGIKLSTTNMPATLEAIKKVWEQTFPDFVYEYKFLDDKIAGFYKQENQLAQLYKIFAAIAIFLSCLGLYGLASFMAVQRIKEVGIRKVLGATSGSIVYLFSKEFIILIAIAFAIATPIAWYYMHQWLQDYVYRIKISWWLFAAGGFAATVIALATISFQAIKAAKANPVKSLRSE; encoded by the coding sequence TTGAAACCGTATACATTCCATATTTCCCTTTATGATGCTGCGTTTTTTGGGATGCTCTTTATCGGCTTCAACTTTATCTTGCTTTTATGGTTCGCCGGGAAAGCAAACAGGTCGGCAAACCGCTTTTTGGCTATGGCATTGGCCACTGCCGTTTTGTGGATAGCGCGGATACTTGCAATTGACATCCAACTGTCGGCCTATATCCCTTCCTGGAATCGGCTGCCGCTGCAATTTTCATTGGCCATAGGCCCGCTCCTGTTTTTTTATGTACTCAAAGTAACCCGGCCCGAATATAAATTCAGGCGTAAGGATCTGCTGCATTTTAGTCCGTTGCTCCTTGAGGTAAGTGTCCAGATCTCCACAATTATAGAAAGTATAAAAACAGGTGCTCCTACTTATAATACAGTAATATTTCAACGGGTAAATCCAACATTCCAGGTATTGGCATTTATCTCGGTGATTGTCTATTTATACCTGTGCCGAACGCTAATCGAAAATTTCTATCAGCGGCAAAAATTTAACGGAGGCGACCGGTACCGGCACGAATTACGGTGGATAAATAATCTACTATTGGCTTTCGGCCTGTTATGGGTCCTGTGGATCCCATTTGTAGCGGTTGATTATTATTATTACAATCAGCTATTAGGCGCTCAGGCTTACTATCCCCTGTACCTGCTCTTAATGCTGATGATCATCTGGATGGCAGCACGGACTTTTTTAAAGCCCGAAATTACGGCCCTGCCAATTACTGCCCCCGTTTTAAAACCATTACTACCGGAGGATCTGAGGCAAAAAGGGATCTGGCTAAAAAAGGTGATTAAAGAAAATCTGTATTATCAGGATTCAGAATTGAGTCTAAGTTCTCTTGCCGAAAAACTTGGCTTAACTACCCATGAGCTATCCCGGATCTTTAATACCGTACTTAAAAAAAGCTTTAATGATTTTATCAATGAATATCGCGTACAATCGGCCATCCGCAAAATGCAGGATGCCGCTTATGACCATATCACTCTGTTGGGAATTGCCTATGAATCCGGGTTTAATTCACAAAGTTCCTTTAACCGTATTTTTAAACAAATAACGGGCAAAAGCCCTGTAGAGTTTAAAAATGAGCTTAAAAAAGAGTTGCCATCTTATAATTTGAGAAGTGGGGCACAGGCTGCGCCGGTAATTTTAAATCATGAAACCACCAGTAAATGGTTTCATGACAAATTTAACCGCAACTTTATGTTTAAGAATTATTTTAAAATCGCATGGCGTAATTTAACCCGGAATAAAAGCTACGCCGTCATTAACATCACCGGTCTGGCTGTGGGTATTACCGTCTGTATGGTGATTTTTATCATTATACAATTTCAAACAAGCTTTGATAATTTTCACTCCAAAAAAGACCGCATCTTTCGCGTCTTAACTGAATACCATCATGCCGAAACGGGCAATATTACTTATGGCAAAGACGTCCCCTTCCCTTTTCCATTGGGATTAAAAACCGCCTTCCCGCAAGTAGAACAGGTAGCCCCAATTTTTGCAAGTCAAAACGACCAGTTGATCATCCCCGACGAAAATGGGGCTACCGTAAAAATGTTCAAGGAACAAAGGGGACTGTTTTATACCAATCCCTCATTCTTTAAAATATTCGACTTTCCGCTGCTTGCCGGTTCGTATACTTCGTTAAAAGATCCGGACAATGTATTGCTTACCAAAGAAGTTGCCGAAAAATATTTTGGCGACTGGAAATCCGCGATGGGCAAAACCATTAAACTGGAAATGGGCGGCTTTATGTTTGAGCACGGCACAGATGTGTTAAGAGTTTCGGGAATCCTGGCAAACATCCCGGCAAACTCCGACTTTCAACTGAAACTTGTTGTTAGCTTTGGCACAGGATTTACCGGCGATTATTTAGCAAAATCTACCGATTGGAACAGAACGATAGCCGATTTTGGCTGCTACATCTTATTGCCTCAAAACCTTTCTGCCGGTAATTTTAACCGGCAGCTAAGCGCCTTCTCACAAAAGGTAAAATCTGCCGATAATAAAGACAGCCATACCATACAGGCATTAAACGCAGTACATTATGATACCCAGGTAGGCAATTACAGCAACAAAACAATCAGCCATGAACTACTTAATGTATTGTGGCTTATCGCCGCGTTCATCCTGTTAATTGCCTGTGTAAATTTCATTAACCTCTCCACGGCGCAGGCTGTTAACCGGGCAAAAGAAGTTGGCGTAAGGAAAGTGTTGGGAAGTAATAAATCTCAATTACAACTCCAGTTCATCGTCGAAACATTTTTGATAGTGGCAAGCGCTGTGCTATTCGCAATTATCATTACTGTGCTTGCGCTACCCTACGTCGGGGCGCTTTTGGAACTATCGCTGTCGTTCAACATATTCAGTAATCCGGCAATTGTTGTATTTCTCTTGGTTGTAACGGTTGCGGTAACGGCGTTGGCTGGTTTTTATCCCTCCATCGTTTTATCGCGTTTCAACCCTGTTAATGCTTTAAAAAGCAAACTTTCAACAGACCCGGCAAATGGGATTTCGCTAAGAAGAGGATTGGTAGTATTTCAATTCATCATTGCGCAGGCGCTCATTATCGGAACGCTCATCATTGTAAAGCAGATGAATTACTTTATGGATCAGCCCTTAGGCTTCGATAAAGAGGCCATTATCAATGTTCCTTTCCGGGTAGATAGTCTCCGCCTAAGCAAAATGGAATATTTAAAGAACCAGCTCACATCAATAAACGAAGTAAGATCGGTTAGCTTCAGTTCCAATACACCCATTGAAAATGGCAACGATACCTGGAGCGCTGTCAAATACGATCACGCACAAAAAGAAACAGACTTTAAGGCCATTACCAAATTTGCCGACCAGGATTATGTCCCTGCTTATAAACTACAATTGATAGCCGGACGAAACCTGAAACCATCCGCTATGACGAGGGAGTTTTTAGTCAACGAGTCGCTGCTGAAAAGCTTAGGCATAAAAAAGCCTGAAGATATCCTAAATAAAGAAATAAGCATCTGGGGCGGCCTGATCGAATGCCCGGTTGTGGGTGTATTGAAAGATTTTAACGACCGATCCTTCCGCCAGGAACTGGCACCACTGCTTATTACTACGGACAACGTAATGTACAACCAGGCCGGGATCAAGCTGTCGACTACAAACATGCCGGCCACACTGGAAGCCATTAAGAAGGTATGGGAGCAAACATTTCCCGATTTTGTTTATGAGTACAAATTCCTTGATGATAAAATCGCGGGCTTTTACAAACAGGAAAACCAATTGGCACAATTGTATAAAATCTTCGCGGCTATCGCGATATTTTTGAGCTGCCTTGGCTTATATGGCTTAGCCTCGTTTATGGCCGTACAACGGATAAAAGAAGTTGGTATTCGTAAAGTGCTCGGCGCTACCTCGGGCAGTATCGTTTATCTTTTTTCAAAAGAGTTTATCATACTCATAGCCATTGCCTTTGCTATTGCCACGCCTATTGCCTGGTATTACATGCACCAATGGCTGCAGGATTATGTTTACCGCATTAAAATCAGCTGGTGGTTATTTGCCGCAGGCGGATTTGCCGCGACAGTTATAGCGCTGGCCACCATAAGCTTCCAGGCTATAAAAGCAGCAAAAGCAAACCCGGTGAAGAGTTTACGGAGTGAATGA
- a CDS encoding zinc-binding dehydrogenase produces the protein MQCKCKPQIRIGKVFNLEDIAEACRLMDSNAANGKIVVLA, from the coding sequence TTGCAATGTAAATGCAAGCCACAAATTCGTATCGGTAAGGTATTTAACCTGGAAGATATCGCTGAGGCTTGCCGCCTGATGGATAGCAATGCGGCCAACGGTAAGATTGTTGTGCTGGCCTGA
- a CDS encoding tautomerase family protein, protein MPYVKIELTREGVTREQKQTLIKGVTDLITNTLNKDPHLTHVVINEVELDDWGYAGEQVSVLREKGITADKK, encoded by the coding sequence ATGCCATACGTAAAAATTGAACTGACCCGCGAAGGTGTTACCCGCGAGCAGAAACAAACCCTGATAAAGGGTGTAACCGATTTAATAACCAATACCCTGAATAAAGATCCGCACTTAACCCATGTGGTGATCAACGAAGTTGAACTGGATGATTGGGGTTATGCCGGCGAACAGGTATCGGTATTAAGAGAAAAAGGCATTACTGCCGATAAAAAGTAA